The Osmia lignaria lignaria isolate PbOS001 chromosome 3, iyOsmLign1, whole genome shotgun sequence genome includes the window CGAGATCGTTAGGAAAGTTAGCTAAATGCAAGCCGTGGCTCGCAAGCAACAACGGTAAATACAGTTTGCCGACAGTTTGGTCTCTCTCGGTTTCTACCATCGCGCATCGTTCCAATTTCGTCTTACACCACTGTTCTCCTCATTTCCGCTCGTTCCCCACTCTATTCATCCATTTTCTTCCCTCGAACCTTCCCTAGAAGGATTTTCCTTCTTCGATACAAATTGCCAACCAACTGTTATGTCATTTGATATTGAAACTGATAATTAAATGTTCATGTTTCTTTATCGTAGGTATTCCCTATCGTACCTATGTATCGATAACGctattttcatttcaatctatACTTCTTCCTAGAAATTAAGATTACGTTGTAACTGTTCTGAGATAGATTTAATCAAAcgatattgaaaaaatattcagGTTGAATAGAGAAAAGGACTGCATAACAGCGGCTTTCCTATCTTTACATCGTCAGCGCGTAATGGATTCGTCGCGACGTCGCGCGTCGTTTATTCAAATTGCCTACTTCCCGATGCTCCCGGTCCATCCTTCCAGTCTGGCTGCCCCGTTACGATCCTtatcctttttccctttttcgcgATTTATGTCGCGGGTCGTCTTATTGTTAGTAGAAAGTGGTAATATTCAGCCACCGTGGAGATAATTACTCGATAATTTCCAGCTAGAGCCAAATTCAATTTAACCATTACAGTAGATTATCCTTTATCGACTCGAAAGACGATTCGAGAGGCGAACTGTAGCTTCAAACATAAACGTTAATAATTAATCCTTCCAACAAACTTCCGCCAAGTTTTTGCAAATTCGCGAGCTTCATGAAAaactgaaagaagaaaagatatcgcgtttcttttacttgatttcttctttttcttctgatTTCTTCGCGAAACTACCAATCGATCGACCTACATCGGTTTTACTTGCAGAACCTCGCGGCGATTTTATTTTCCGACCGTTCGGCCAGCGTCGTTTCGACGAAATTATTGATCGATGCTCAGCAACGTAGACCGCGTCTTTCCTATAAATTCGACAGAGAAAAGGAGTTTTCCAAGTGGAAAAGCCCAGTCGCAGAACGAGAAATAGGACGAACGTGGATTCTCGTCAGTTGTCAACCGTTGCGCGTTGCGTTGATTCTCGCTACCGGGAAAacgatcttttttctttttgtaaaacaCCAAAAAAAAATACGACGGAGCTCGTTTAAAACAGCCTCGACTATCACAATTACCTACGTTCAATAAACGTCGTCTCGTTGACGAGAAAGAAAATCGTTTACTCGAAGAATTGGACTTTTAAGAAATTGAACACGATAGTAGTTGATTAATCGTTCTTTGTGAGAAATTTTCAGAAGAGAAAGATTCGTGTCAAACGCAGAAGGACTATTTTCAATTGATTATTCGGGGTTTAACACTGGTCGCAGGACGAGGAAAAGGGAGAGAATGTGGTTGAGTAAAAAGAGGAAGCAGAGGAGAGGATACTTCCGTTTTCGAGCCTGAGCTAGAGCAGTCAAAGATTTTCCGCCCGTTAAAAGTGTCGCCCGtttaagaaaaaattgttttgacgttaaacaaatggaatagtttgaaaaatttgattaaacAGACGGGGTGCAATTACGAGCTCCGATTATGAGAAACATAAACTTTATCAATAGGGAGCGAAACACGATCGTTTCACCAGAAGACTATTATCCTTGCTAGTATGTAGGTATTGCTCAGACGCTTATCTTTAAGGGAGAACGTGGGGTGAATAAATAACATTGCCGTTTCTCTATAGGTCTGTGGTCGTTCTAACGAACGTACcaaccctctctctctctctctctctcttttcactCTGCTTCCCTGTTCGCGTTGGATTTTCGCTAGGTAGATAGCGATAAGGAATGAGCTGAATGGACCGAGAATGGAAACGCAAAGACGAAAGAGCTTGCGGATTGCAAGATTCCAAAAGAGAAATCATTCGTAATACCAATTTTCTCCGAAATTTCATCTTTCGACCAATCCGCTATTTTATTCATTCAACGATGAACTTAGTTGCTAAATGAACTAGATTTTGTTAGTATCTTTATACTATATTAATACAATGTCTGATAAAtccttgatatctctcgagttGATTCTCGACTCTCGACATATTTCATTACCCGAATCAATTAAATCAATTCTCTAGATGCAATCGCTAGATAATGTGATCGAATCAGGAAACGATTCCAATAGAGAGGATAAAAGAAGGTTTCAATGATTGTACAAAGTGTAAAAGTGTTTCCTGTCTTCAAGTGCGATCTAACTGTCCAGGCCCAGAATGAAACGCGCTTTCTCTTCTTCCATTCCTTTATTACCTCTCTGTTTCGCAGAGCAAAACCAGCAGAGTGGAAATATTGCGATACCGCGAAAGCAAATGCCGGTCGCGCAAGCACGGTGCGGTGGTCGTAAATGAACTGCGCCTTTGAAGGCTGCGAGCGGCGAGCGATAACGAAGAGAGGAGAATCGAGGGATCCACTCAAAGAGGGATTATCTTTGTGCCATTAGCTTTTGACGCGACACCGGAACCTCGTGGTTTGCATATTTGCGCGTATCGACGAAGCCTCTCGAATAGCTCGTTCGAGCGTGCAAGCGCGTCTTAATCCGCATCCTCGTCTCCGTTGCGATACCTTACATCCCCTTCGTATCGATTCGCATCGATTTACCATATTTCCATATCGGGCTATGCCGTAACTTTCAAGGCCGATGAAACTTAAAGGCGTGAATCTTATGTTCGCAATAGAAGGCGATATTAACTATCGGTATGGATTTGTTATCATTTGCAATGGTACATAGATAATAGGAAAAACGCAACCGAGATTCCTTGTCTCGCAACGAGTGACGGCTGATCGATTTCCGCAGCTCCACCATCGAATCCTATCAATATACCTAATTCTTTTGCGTTTTTTCCTCCTTAAAAAAAACAAAGCAGACACTTAAGTCGACGATAAACGCGCGATCTTGCATTGGAGATTTTGTTATCTTATCAGAAACGATCTATCGTGATACAGGTTTTGATAATCGTTACTTCGACCTACAATTTAACGAATTCAGTAGTAGCAAGATTCGAGAAACGATTAAAATCGATAGACTTTTCGTACTGGCGACTGCAACTAACGTAGGCGACAGCCACTTTGGTGTCGTTGACGACATCGCCGTAATTTGCATTGTCCGAGTCGTCTAATATCGGGTAACAGTTTAGCGCGACTCTTGACGATAACTCGCTGACGCTGACGGAGTGAACAGACCGCAACAATTGAATCGTTTGACCCGTGTTAATTGGCAAGTTACAGCATCGCGAATGAGAGAAGTTGACCAGAGGAGGGAGGAATCGGTGTTCGCGTTAGTCTACAATCTCGTTCGTTGGCTTCGCGGAATCTCTTGGTTGGTGCGAAGGTTTGCCGTTTCGCGTCCTCGACGGGGATAAAAGTATAAACGCGGGAGTGGAGCGTCAAGCGACGTTCGCGCGGCTTCGGCTTTGCCTCGAGACTGACAAGAGAGATTCGAAAGAGTTTCGCGATCGACATCGAAATCGTGTTATAAAAGTATGGTGACGAATCGTGAAACCGACGTGAAAATCTTGACGATAAACGGTGAGGATAGAACGCTTATGCGGTGTTTGCATAACCGTGAACGTTGCGCAACGCATCGTCGAATCGCGCGAGCGACGACGGATTTCGTTCGTCTCTAGTCTCTGCTCGCTTTCCCGTCAATCTCACGTAATTTTCAGCGAAAAACGACCACGAGGATGGAACGGCGAATATCGAAAGGGCGATATCGGCGACAGGTGAGCAACACCGCTCATCTTCGCCCATCGACTTTTCATCTTTCTCTATCTACACTCGTGTTTTCCTACTTTCCAGGCTACGGAACGTTCAACGTGTTGTTGCTTCTGGCAGCATTACCGGTCGCGTGGACCGGGATCTTTGACACCACCACGACAGCCTTCATTCTCGCTTCCGCCGAGTGCGATCTCCAACTTACTTTCTTCCGCAAGGGCGTTCTCGTCGCGTTCCCCTTTCTAGGTATAGTGTTTTTCGCTCCATgaccttctttcttcttcttcttcctcttctttatgAAAACTGTTTTTCGTGCCAATTACACATTCCTCTCGAATATGCATAGGAATGGTGTTGACTAGTTTCATATGGGATTACCTGACGCCGTACGTTGGAACGAGAAACCTGTTCATTTTCGCGTTGTTCGCGGATTCGATTCTAAACGTGCTATCCAGCGCTGTCGACAATTACTACCTCTTTCTGGCATTGAAATTTCTTAGCGGCGTTTTGTAAGTATCTCCCGCTAACCCTCCATCCTGCAGATGGCTAGATCGGCCTCCCACCTGGCGGAATCGCGATCAAAGGCTAATTCGAATTTCACAGCACGGGTGGACCGTTCTCGATGGTGATCGCCTATTTGTCCGAGTTTCATTCGGCAAAATATAAAGCAAGCTTCGCCAGATGGGCAGGACTGGCTGTAAACGCGGCGATCATCGTTCCCGCGGGTGAGCATCACCTCGCCAAACTGTACTTTTTCTTCCTGCTTTCATTTCTTCTCGCCGAACGTGCAATATTTTCCTCGCAGCTCTCGGCTTCACGATTCTACCCTTGCCTCTGTCCGTTGACGTCTTCTACCGACGATACACTAGCTGGCGAATCTACCTGCTGATATGTTCGATCGTTCCGGTGTTAGGCCTCGTGACAGCCACCGCGCTACCGCAAACACCCAAGTACCTCATGGACCTTGGTAAACCCGAGGAAGCTATGAAACTGCTCCGCAGGATGTACTGCATCAACAAATGGAAGCCGGCAAACACGTTTCCGGTAAGATTCGACGTACCTACGTGTACGTAAACTCCGAGATGacaaatttctctttttctatcGTTCCAGATAAAAACGCTACTGGTATGGGAAAACTCGCAGATATCGCGACAATCCATATTCCAGGCAACTACCGAAAAAATACGACTCTCCTGTTATAATACCAAACTGTTGTTCTCCGGTCCGTACGTTCGTACCGTTGCCTTCCTTAATTTCCTTCAGTTCGGCAGTATGCTGGGGTAAGCATTATTCTCTTGCAATTTTCCACGTTATCGAAAGGGATCCGATACGTACACACTGGTAGGTTCAACACGATGAGACTTTGGGTACCGCACCTCTTCATCATTTTGAACAATTTCGACGACGAGAAGTGGAACAAAGATCGAGCGCCGACTATGCGCGAGATGCTCGATCCTCGAAACAGTCTGCCTGCCAGGGACTACCTAGATTGCCCGGAATTCCAGGACATCTGCATCACGGTGAGAGAATAATTTCATTGACGCTCGACCACAAAcgctatttcttcgtttctctttcaGTGGAAAATCAACGCGGCAATATATCTAAATTCTACCATAATAGCATTTTCGGCAGTCTTCTTCTCCTTTCTTGCCGGCTTAATAACCACCTGCGAGTTACGAAAGAAACTGATACTGGGTGAGAATTGCTTCGTTTCGCGTTCACCACCTCGTCAGATTTCATATCGGATTAACGCAATGTTTATTTTAAACGCTCGTCCCGTCCGGCCTAAGGATACCTTGTTGCGTTACAGTTGCAGCTTTTCTAATCTCGGTGATAAGCAGCTTCGGAATGAACTGGGCACAGCTTCCACCTTACATGCTCACCCTCGCTGCTGCCATCATCGTGACGACAAGAATAACGGGTAATATCGTTACCGCCGTGAACGTCGACGTTATCCCGATACCATTAAGGTAATCTGTACCTTCGTCGCGTCGGACTAACTACCCTCTCTGTATCGCAATTCGACAAAAACGTACATACACCACTTATTTTTCCACTTTATTTTTGCCAACTTAAAGAGTAAAAgtcgatttatattattaaatgaagaggaagaggaagaggaagagaataaaatattaaagaaaaaaaagattttgcATTATGTAGGATGTAATAAATTCTGTCGCAATATTTTGTCTGACGATGAAACGAAGATAATATAAATCGACCTTTAAtcgtgtatgtacgtacatacatacgtttGGACAAATGCTCTTgcaattgtttaaataaatttcttaaccATAAGATCATTTGGTAAATTGGTATTTGAAAAAACGCAGATCCACCAGCCTCGCAATGCTCAACACAGTTGGAAACTTAGCCGCTATTTtaggaaattttctattttccgcCTTGCTAGACGTCGAGTGTCTGGTCGCGTTCATGGGAATGGGTTGTTTGTTGCTCGGTAAGAAGACCAAACTATCCAAACTAATTCTATAAGTATATTCCGCGACTTTTTTACTCCGTATCTTCTCTGTTTAGCCTGCTTCTGCTTGTCTTTCTTTCAACCGAAACCCGTGAGGGAAACTTCGACGCAAGTTCTCCAAGCATGAAGCACTATATGGATTATGAACGTTTGTGCCATTTTAATCTTTCCACTCTCGAAATGGAAAGATTGCTGGAAGAAGGGAAGGAAACGCAACAATACTGTGATATCGTTTGGGAATTAAAACGCTTCTTCTCGTTTTTCGAAGGATCAAACGGACGGATCGCTATATCAGACAGAACaagtagaaatatatttttataagcgttagataaaaaaaagaaaggaaatatcgtttctatttctatttctatttctatcgtCTAGTCTgacttttgaaaaattctgaatGCCACATACTTACGTTTCAATCTTAGTTCTCGTTGTCTTTATCTCCTATGCCTTAATCAACAGAACATACATGAAAACTgcgttcaaataaaatttaattaacgccGAACGTCAATTTGCGGACGTGAATAATGCGAATAGAAAAACGAAGCTGCTGTGATAGCCTTAACGTTATATAGGAAAACCATTCTATCGGAATCGAAGGCTACGCTGCTTGACGCTCGATTAAGTTCATACAtcgataaaatacaataaaacgtTTTCCTAGTATTAATCTAGAGTAAGTACTCGAATTTCATTGCGACAGATAAGCAGGAACAAAGAAAGAGTTGCTCTGTACTAGATAAAggatccttcttttctttctgtatGTGCTTCTTTTTCATCGATATTACATGACTATCATTAATTAATACAACTTTCAAATTGGTGTTACATGTTTGTCAAGTTACAGGCGAGgtacatattatatttttaaggtAATTGCGATGCTGAATCTTTATGCGAAAATATTTGCTTTTACGTCGCTCGCTTTTAACCACTTAACGTTCAGGTACGTAATATTACGTTGACATGCTTTTAAATAGGGATCTTAAGTGGTTAAAGAACTAAATTGTTTGTATActaaattagcaaaaaattatcattattatacaTTCAACTGATTCTTTGAGCACATGACCAGAAATCTGAAAGTTTAGATTCTCAATCAAAATGCTATAATTACTTCATTTATTATCTACTTAATTCTGTTACTGTAAAttgaatgatttaaaaaaaactgTAATAATATTGGAAAAAATCTGATCAAATCAATGCGCCTTTTAAAAACCGTACCTCTAGTGTTATCTGGCGACGAAGGGCGCAACTAACGAAACAGAAACTTGCTTCTTTTTCCTCTCTAATAAGCGACTTTTACGATTTATTGGGGTGAGTAAGTAGAACCTTTTATGGTcgtaatgtaactgaaacgaagTCACGCGAGTTCGTTTATAAAGCATTAAAGTGGATAATTTGAAACGTTGCATTTCGTTGACTGTGGCGTCATCGCGGATTGATAGTCACGTGCCTAGTTGACGCACTTGGCGCGGTCATTTAATTTGCATATGTACTTCATTCATCAATTGTTTAATCGTAAGTTGATTACATCTGTTTCAAAAGAGTTTGCTCTCTTGAGCATCGCAGAAACGGTACTATCAATACCATCTACTGGTGCTAAATTATAACCAGAGAGCAATCGCTATTTTATCGATATTGGTACACGATCGAGGTacaaattctcccgcgtaaaccTTTATACGCAAGTAGTGGGGGAGGAAGAGACACCACATGCCTGTATTGTCATTCTTTAGGCgagctatatatatatatatatatatatatatatatatatatatatatatatgtgtgtatcGAATCGATTTCGTTTATTTCTTCGGGTTCCGTCAGATGACACTAgctgtttcattttcaaaatgctcatcaatgtaaaat containing:
- the LOC117610777 gene encoding synaptic vesicle glycoprotein 2B isoform X2; the protein is MVTNRETDVKILTINAKNDHEDGTANIERAISATGYGTFNVLLLLAALPVAWTGIFDTTTTAFILASAECDLQLTFFRKGVLVAFPFLGMVLTSFIWDYLTPYVGTRNLFIFALFADSILNVLSSAVDNYYLFLALKFLSGVFTGGPFSMVIAYLSEFHSAKYKASFARWAGLAVNAAIIVPAALGFTILPLPLSVDVFYRRYTSWRIYLLICSIVPVLGLVTATALPQTPKYLMDLGKPEEAMKLLRRMYCINKWKPANTFPIKTLLVWENSQISRQSIFQATTEKIRLSCYNTKLLFSGPYVRTVAFLNFLQFGSMLGFNTMRLWVPHLFIILNNFDDEKWNKDRAPTMREMLDPRNSLPARDYLDCPEFQDICITWKINAAIYLNSTIIAFSAVFFSFLAGLITTCELRKKLILVAAFLISVISSFGMNWAQLPPYMLTLAAAIIVTTRITDPPASQCSTQLET
- the LOC117610777 gene encoding synaptic vesicle glycoprotein 2B isoform X1; amino-acid sequence: MVTNRETDVKILTINAKNDHEDGTANIERAISATGYGTFNVLLLLAALPVAWTGIFDTTTTAFILASAECDLQLTFFRKGVLVAFPFLGMVLTSFIWDYLTPYVGTRNLFIFALFADSILNVLSSAVDNYYLFLALKFLSGVFTGGPFSMVIAYLSEFHSAKYKASFARWAGLAVNAAIIVPAALGFTILPLPLSVDVFYRRYTSWRIYLLICSIVPVLGLVTATALPQTPKYLMDLGKPEEAMKLLRRMYCINKWKPANTFPIKTLLVWENSQISRQSIFQATTEKIRLSCYNTKLLFSGPYVRTVAFLNFLQFGSMLGFNTMRLWVPHLFIILNNFDDEKWNKDRAPTMREMLDPRNSLPARDYLDCPEFQDICITWKINAAIYLNSTIIAFSAVFFSFLAGLITTCELRKKLILVAAFLISVISSFGMNWAQLPPYMLTLAAAIIVTTRITGNIVTAVNVDVIPIPLRSTSLAMLNTVGNLAAILGNFLFSALLDVECLVAFMGMGCLLLACFCLSFFQPKPVRETSTQVLQA